The window aaatgctccgaaattaaaatatttaagtactagaagtttatattaaaattattttaagttccgCGGGCGATTCAGagtatttattgtttaaataaatgaactaatgtttaaatattactatattctatcccgcgtggtataaaaaccgtgtagataattaaaaaattaccgaaaatattaatttacaatcgttagcgtttagaaaagagaatcacgaagtgcacacgtcggagtgcaagagcaaactaagtcgcgaactgtcaaagtcgtgaaaaagtgcgtttatgtttataataccagagaaaaccgctccgaaattaaaatttttaagtactagaagtttatattagaattattttaagtcccgcgcgcgattcagagtttttattgtttaaataaatgaactattgtttaaataatactctattctattccgcgagctataaaaaccgtgtagataattataaaattaccgaaaatattaatttacaatcgttagcgtttagaaaagagaatcacgatgtgcacacgtcggagtgcaagagcaaactaagtcgcgagctgtcaaagtcgtgaaaaagtgcgtttatgtttataataccagagaaaaccgctccgaaattaaaatttttaagtactagaagtttatattagaattattttatgtaccgtgcgcgattcagagtttttattgtttaaataaatgaactattgtttaaatattactatattctatcccgcgtggtataaaaaccgtataaataattataaaattatcgaaaatattaatttacaatctttagcgtttagaaaagagaatcacgaagtgcacacgtcggagtgcaagagcaaactaagtcgcgagctgtcaaagtcgtgaaaaagtgcgtttatgtttataataccagagaaaaccgctccgaaattaaaatttttaagtactagaagtttatattagaattattttatgaaccgtgcgcgattcagagtttttattgtttaaataaatgaactattgtttaaatattactatattctatcccgcgtggtataaaaaccgtataaataattataaaattatcgaaaatattaatttacaatctttagcgtttagaaaagagaatcacgaagtgcacacgtcggagtgcaagagcaaactaagtcgcgagctgtcaaagtcgtgaaaaagtgcgtttatgtttataataccagagaaaaccgctccgaaattaaaatttttaagtactagaagtttatattagaattattttaagtcccgcgcgcgattcagagtttttattgtttaaataaatgaactattgtttaaataatactctattctattccgcgagctataaaaaccgtgtagataattataaaattaccgaaaatattaatttacaatcgttagcgtttagaaaagagaatcacgaagtgcacacgtcggagtgcaagagcaaactaagtcgcgaactgtcaaagtcgtgaaaaagtgcgtttatgtttataataccagagaaaaccgctccgaaattaaaatttttaagtactagaagtttatattagaattattttatgtaccgtgcgcgattcagagtttttattgtttaaataaatgaactattgtttaaatattactatattctatcccgcgtggtataaaaaccgtataaataattataaaattatcgaaaatattaatttacaatctttagcgtttagaaaagagaatcacgaagtgcacacgtcggagtgcaagagcaaactaagtcgcgagctgtcaaagtcgtgaaaaagtgcgtttatgtttataataccagagaaaaccgctccgaaattaaaatttttaagtactagaagtttatattagaattattttaagtcccgcgcgcgattcagagtttttattgtttaaataaatgaactattgtttaaataatactctattctattccgcaagctataaaaaccgtgtagataattataaaattaccgaaaatattaatttacaatcgttagcgtttagaaaagagaatcacgaagtgcacacgtcggagtgcaagagcaaactaagtcgcgaactgtcaaagtcgtgaaaaagtgcgtttatgtttataataccagagaaaaccgctccgaaattaaaatttttaagtactagaagtttatattagaattattttatgtacCGTGCGCGAttcatagtttttattgtttaaataaataaaccagtgtttaaataatactgtattctatcccgcgagctataaaaaccgtgtagataattataaaattaccgaaaatattaatttataagttttagcgtttagaaaagataatcacgaagtgcacacgtcggagtgcaagagtaaactaagtcgcgagctgtcaaagtcgtgtataagtgcgtttatgtttatgtcacaagagaaaaccgatccgaaattaaaatttttaagtactagaagtttatattagaattattttaagtcccgcgcgcgataaagacttttcaatgtttaaataaataaactattgtttaaatattactctattctatcccgcgtgttataaaaatcgattagataattataaaattaccgaaaatattaatttacaatctttagcgtttagaaaagagaatcacgatgtgcacacgtcggagtgcaagagcaaactaagtcgcgagctgtcaaagtcgtgtataagtgcatttatgtttatattaccagagaaaaccgctccgaaattaaaatttttaattacaagaagattatatcaaaattattttaagtcccgcgcgcgattcagaatttttattgtttaaataaatgaactaatgtttaaatattactctattctatcccgcgtgctataaaaaccgtgtagataattataaaattaccgaaaatattaatttataatcattagcgtttagaaaagagaatcacgaggtgcacacgtcggagtgcaagagcaaactaagtcgcgaacagtcaaagtcgtgaaaaagtgcgtttatgtttatgtcacaaaagaaaaccgctccgaaattaaaatttttaagtactagaagtttatattagaactATTTTAAGTACCGTGCGcgattcagagtttttattgtttaaataaatgaactattgtttaaatattactatattctgtCCCGCGtggtataaaaaccgtataaataattataaaattatcgaaaatattaatttaatagtcttagcgtttagaaaagagaatcacgaagtgcacacgtcggagtgcaagagcaaactaagtcacgagctgtcaaagtcgtgtataagtgcgtttatgtttatgtcacaagagaaaaccgatccgaaattaaaatttttaagtactagaagtttatattagaattattttaagtcccgcgcgcgattcagagtttttattgtttaaataaatgaactattgtttaaataatactctattctatcccgcgtgctataaaaaccgtgtagataattataaaattaccgaaaatattaatttataatcattagcgtttagaaaagagaatcacgaggtgcacacgtcggagtgcaagagcaaactaagtcgcgaacagtcaaagtcgtgaaaaagtgcgtttatgtttatgtcacaaaagaaaaccgctccgaaattaaaatttttaagtagtaaaagtttatattagaattattttaagtcccgcgcgcgattcagagtttttattgtttaaataaatgaactattgtttaaataatactctattctattccgcaagctataaaaaccgtgtagataattataaaattaccgaaaatattaatttataatcattagcgtttagaaaagagaatcacgaggtgcacacgtcggagtgcaagagcaaactaagtcgcgaacagtcaaagtcgtgaaaaagtgcgtttatgtttatgtcacaaaagaaaaccgctccgaaattaaaatttttaagtactagaagtttatattagaactATTTTAAGTACCGTGCGcgattcagagtttttattgtttaaataaatgaactattgtttaaatattactatattctgtCCCGCGtggtataaaaaccgtataaataattataaaattatcgaaaatattaatttaatagtcttagcgtttagaaaagagaatcacgaagtgcacacgtcggagtgcaagagcaaactaagtcacgagctgtcaaagtcgtgtataagtgcgtttatgtttatgtcacaagagaaaaccgctccgaaattaaaatttttaagtactagaagtttatattagaattattttaagtcccgcgcgcgattcagagtttttattgtttaaataaatgaactattgtttaaataatactctattctatcccgcgtgctataaaaaccgtgtagataattataaaattaccgaaaatattaatttataatcattagcgtttagaaaagagaatcacgaggtgcacacgtcggagtgcaagagcaaactaagtcgcgaacagtcaaagtcgtgaaaaagtgcgtttatgtttatgtcacaaaagaaaaccgctccgaaattaaaatttttaagtactagaagtttatattagaactATTTTAAGTACCGTGCGcgattcagagtttttattgtttaaataaatgaactattgtttaaatattactatattctatcccgcgtgctataaaaatcgtatagataattataaaattaccgaaaatattaatttataatctttagcgtttagataAGGGAATCACAAAGTGCCCACgacggagtgcaagagcaaactatgTCCCGAAcagtcaaagtcgtgaaaaagtgcgtttatgtttataataccagagaaaaccgctccgaaattaaaatttttaagtactagaagtttatattagaactATTTTAAGttccgcgcgcgattcagacttttcaatgtttcaataaatgaactattatttaaatattactctgttctatcccgcgtgcaataaaaatcgattagataattataaaattaccgaaaatattaatttacaatcgttagcgtttagaaaagagaatcacgaagtgcacacgtcggagtgcaagagcaaactaagtcgcgaactgtcaaagtcgtgaaaaagtgcgtttatgtttatgtcacaagagaaaaccgctccgaaattaaaatttttaagtagtagaagtttatattaaaattattttaattcccGCGcacgattcagactttttaatgtttaaataaataaactattgtttaaatattactctattctatcccgcgtgctataaaaatcgtttagataattataaaattaccgaaaatattaatttataagtttaagcgtttagaaaagagaatcacgaggtgcacacgtcggagtgcaagagcaaactaagtcgcgaactgtcaaagtcgtcaaaaagtgcgtttatgtttatattaggAGAGAAAACCGGtccgaaataaaaatttttaagtactaaaagtttatgtttaaattattataagtcccgcgcgcgattcagacttttcaatgtttcaataaatgaactattgtttaaatattactctgttctatcccgcgtgcaataaaaatcgattagataattataaatttatggataattttaatttataatctttagcgtttagataAGGGAATCACAAAGTGCCCACgacggagtgcaagagcaaactatgTCCCGAAcagtcaaagtcgtgaaaaagtgcgtttatgtttataataccagagaaaaccgctccgaaattaaaatttttaagtagtagaagtttatattaaaattattttaagtactgcgcgcgattcagactttttattgtttaaataaatgaactattgtttaaatattactatattctatcccgcgtgctataaaaatcgtatagataattataaaattaccgaaaatattaatttataatctttagcgtttagaaaagagaatcgcGAAGTGCACAGGTCAGATTACAAGAGAAAACTAACCGTGTAACGCTtcaaatttaagaaaaagcacgtttatttttatattgcgCTAGCTTAACTATCACTAGatgaaaattgttaatattgtcattttaaattaaaattgtttttaatttttcccgcaattccttctttttaatgtttagtCGAatctactattgtttaaatattaatttattctcttCCGCGTACATTGTAGATCGTTTAAATATATGaacaattattgaaaatattaattaaaaatttgttgttTTTACAATGTgactaaaattattatttattaaagtaggagagttttatattaaaattattataagtttCTTGCTCTTTCccgtctttttaatatttaaactaatgtattattgttaaatattaatttgttctATTCTATATATTCCATTATGTACGGGTCTTAAGAGCTATACGATCTTTAAATATGATGTACAATCacttaaatttttcattatcgcATTTCACGTTAATTGTACATTGTACATTGTTTAGATAATGATCCTATCtgtaaaatgattaaatgtAGGCGTACGGAGAGAGTGCATTTCAACATTTACTCCTCGGTGTACGAAAAGATACTGACGTGGTAACTCCCATTGTCCTGCCAAAGGTCCTTCTTGTTGACATTAAACGATCGACGCATCCTGAAAGAAAACTATTCCAAATCGAACGCGTTATAAGAAgtgcatataatattatattgaaaattttccactattcatatattcatttacatttctttttacaatatttatgtttCGAGCTACGTAATGTTTAAATTCTAGTTAGTTATAATCCGCTTATGTttcaaattgtttaaaaaattctaaaattattgaaataataatttatttaagctTAACTGTAAccagggaaagagaaaatttcgatGGTTATCCTTCTGAAGGGAATAATTACAAAGTCGCTTGATAAGCCAcgttaagagaaagaaaaggagaagagcgTACGTAAAATTATCTATATGTACTGAAGCATCTAAATGTattttaacattgaaataatttaatatgtttgatattaaaataacatcTAAACTAAGAAtccaattatattctttacatcgtttgaaaataaatcattagatTTATCCTcggtaattataaaattataataaacgaatCTCTATGATATGTTTCAACTaatctaaaaaaatttttttttattttacagagATCAGAGTCAAGAGACAAGTTGAAAGTATAAacactttgaaatatttaaagcgTCGATACTTTGAAAAATTCCAAGATCTAGACTTGAACTAGCAGTATATAAAATTAGTTAAACACGAAGAAGTAAACAGTTAGAaaacaaatgtataaaatttcaagaacATTTCGTGAAATAATTGAAGATTCTACGACCAAAGTTAAACATAATTTAAGTTTgtgcttccttttctttcgtagattttcatttttcgtagATTTCACGTGATATAGAATAAGCACCAATTTTAcatcttatatttataataattggaatttaTTTTGTACTAGTTACATTTAAGATTATCAGCTAAGCCAAATTATTGCCATCTTCTGTCATTTGTTCACTTAATAATGTATGATATGGTCCTTGTTTCTTAATCAATTGTGAATGTGTACCCatctaaaagaaatttaattgagatatacatatagtacATGTGGCACATTTGAATTACATAAAATGTAGTTGTAGTTTTTAGAGGAAATATTCTTCGATGTACTATGCACATCTACAGAAGATttacttcttttatctttttcatttaaagaaaatgtatgggtgtgtctgtgtgtgcgtATACCAATCaagcatataaaatatattttatttcattttcaaacttACCTCTACGATAACACCATGTTGcaatacgacaataatatcggcAGATTTAATAGTACTTAGCCTATGAGCAATAATTAGCACTGTTCTACCTCTGGTTACATTTTCTAACGCTTCCTGAACCATTCTTTCGCTTTCATAATCCAATGcgctatattaaaaaagataaaattcatataaaatacaagATAAGATACGTGAGACAAATTATTGACATTTGATCTGTTTATACCTCGTTGCTTCGTCCAATATCAAAATCGATGGTTGCTTTAGTAATGCTCTAGCAATGGCGATACGCTGTTTCTGTCCGCCAGATAATTGTGCACCTCTCTCGCCAACTTGGGTTTCATAACCATTTGGAAATTTTGTAATGAATTCATGAGCATTAGCTTGTTTCGCCGCTTTCACGATCTGGTACATTCCAGAAATGAtgcataatataaaatgaaatagttggaaaaaatattaaaatcatttattatattattattcatatattatatattattattcacctCCTCGTCGGTCGCATCTTGCTTTCCATATCTAATATTCTCCATTATACTAGTTGCAAAAAGTACGGGTTCTTGATTTATATACCCTAATATAGTACCTCTAAGATAGCTAGAATTAAGAGATCTAATGTCCTTTTTATCAATAGAAATGCTACCCTCATCGACGTCATAAAATCTGTGTAAAAactcaataaataattatataatatatgcgcataatacaaatttatatatttcatattagattttataatataatacaaattaaatatcataccGTTCTAATAACGCGGCTATGGTTGATTTACCATTTCCACTAGTACCTACAATAGCGACTGTTTTACCAGCGGAAATATccaaattaaaattctttaaaataacGTGATCCGGCCGAGTTGGATAGCTAAATTTCacatttttaaattctatattcCCTGAGAGAGAATCATTTATTGTCGTTCCTCCGACCATCATTGGGGATGGTGGCATATTTAAGtactgtaaaataaaattcgcatacgattataaacaataatatataaaatcatgtaagtaaaaataataaaatacttcaAAAACTCGGGCACCAGCACTGATTCCTCTAACGTATGTTccaaacaataaagataattgagAGAGTGATCTTTGAACTATTTGGGTTGCCATCAAAAATGCCATAAGATCGCCGGACGTTAATTGTCCAATTGACATTAAATGACCACCAAAGTACAATGTACAAAGCAAAATAccatttaaaaacaaatttgtcCCTGCTTGAAATAAACCAATACCAAATcctaaattttcatataactTGGATGCATGTTCAACTTCATTAGAAAATACTTGTGCTTCTCGGGTTTCTGCTGCGAACGCTCTTAcctaaaagaaaaggaaaggaaaggaaaggaaaagaaggaaaaacgatcaccataaaaaataatgttaaattgatTTCACGCATTTAAGTAGATTCTTAAGTATAACGTAATCCTTAGTATATACCGTTCGTATATTTTGAATAGCTTCTTCGGAGACAGCGGTAGCTTTTGCAACTTGGTTTTGCGCCTCTATGGACAACTTGCGCAAGCTTTTTCCTAATAGGGTACCAATAAATATAACCGTTGGCATACATAATAACATTGCGGCCGTCAGTTGAGGCGATAACATTATTACAGAAATGACACAACCAATAATTTGCGTAGAACTTCTTAAGCCTTGCGATATACATATTTTGAATGTACTCTTGAAATCCTGAATATCACTTGTTAATCGGCTAACTATTTCACCAGTTcgatttttatcaaagaatGCAACATCTTGCACGATAATAGATTTGAATACATTTTGACGTAATTTCATTGCAACTCTTTCTCCTATTTGAGATAGTgtgtaaatataaacaaaagtaaaaaatgccTGTAACATTTAAACTTTACAGTTacgatacaaaataataaagaagaaactatCCTCTACctctattagaaatatataaaatgtacataCTTGTgcaacatacatacgtgccAACAGAAAAGTTGGTCTCAGGAGCATTTCCAAAGTATTCCTTGTAGAATCATTTCCTTTATCTTGGACTATTTTTGtcaatacatttattatattgccAACAGATTGTGGTATCCAAATATTTAACATAGCGACGATTAGAGCGCTCTacgaataagaaatatattgaatttagTGGTACGATATGCAGTAATGGATTTACACAGAGCCAATAGAAATGATCGGGTCTGATTGCCTGAGTCTAACACTGATGCTCTAAAAGAACTAAATAAATTTACGttgcgataataaattttactttttgatATCTCTTGACcggtaaataaattttatacctATGTTTGTTACTATTATACCTATGTTTATTACAATCCAATTTGATTAGAGTACTTTTTGCTAAATCATTTGTATAAATAGTTGAAGGAGGAAAATCTTAttgtagaaaattaaaatagcaGGGCACCTTTAATGTCATAATTAGCTTGAAGGCTAAATCAGGCTACAacattatatactttttatcaatttttatcatacTTACCGACAAAGAAATCAATAACTGCCAAATATGCGGATACAGATACTCCAAAAAGTCTTTCCATTGAAAGTGCAACCTGTCactattttttcttacttcattattttctttaattgcttCGCATGTAACTTGTTTCACATTTATCTTGAATATATAAGTTGCACCTGTTCCTAATATTCCCCAACCAActttataaatgtttgatagttccttttgtttcttctgtTCCTCTTTAATAGACGTTTTAAACGTTGCATTGAAATCTCTCTTGAATTGAACGAGGACATTATTCTTTCCTTTGGACGGATTAATTAGAAAGAATTCTCTGGAAAAGACGACTTAAGATTTTTATGTTTACTATCTTTAATGATGAGCtaaatattaggaataatatacaaaagtgatcggtaaaaagaaaaatgtagtGACGCCTTTTTACTGTCAAAAAATAAACTTATAATGATTTAAAGAGGAATAATTACCTTGcaattaatggaaaaatagCCTGTTgtttatatcgaataattcGCAATATAGAcattatgaataattaatattactttatgatatgtatataggcGATATACATTGgttaactttattttcttaaatatcgatattaactcaACGTGATTGTTACACATAACGAGAGTATGTCAGTTTAAGAAGCCATAGTATGAAACGTCTTTATTTGAATACCtactatttaaataaatattgaatataaaattaagataaCTTAACCTTACACGTTTAATAAGAACAGCgccattatttctttatatcaggTTTGCATTTCTAGAAAACATTGTTAGATGGCATTGGAGAGTATGTAGACGTATTTACaccaattaaattcttttctttttttcttttttaacaaatttttaatccccatttgttttcctttctttttcctacaattcataaaaatatatatttatatagtatagtTTCATAATATATGACAGTCATGGTATATAGCTTTTATTACGACatacgaataaattaataataatgacaataataataataataataaatcgatttaattactttatattcGCATACAGAGAAAAATTGAGATGGAGAAAATCCAAAGTTGAGagatttaatcaaattaaaatccaaataattaaattgcttggtaaagtaaaaaaaagaaaagaagattggCATGATCAAATTCATACGATTGAAGAAACGTATTGAGAAACGTATTGAGAAACGATTGAATTcacatataataaaagattaatggTTGTCGCGATAGCGCCGTATAGCGCCGATATTTATTCGAATTCTTCGGTTTCAAAATTGGCCTtttgaaataaacgaaattgatttatcgatcgattaggTAACACTTGCTTCGAGTTTtctattatgtaatatattcgtCGAAATGtcctttttgtatttatatacacacctCCAAGCGATCAAGTTGAAGCGATCGAAGAAATTTTCGATCTCGTTTATGGCCGTCTTCGAAatctttcgattttcgattattatatctaaataaaacaCTATTACTAGGTAAAATATATCagacgtgtgtgtgtgtgtgtgtgtgtgtgtgtgtgtgtgtgtgtgtgtgtgtgtgtgtgtgtgtgtgtgtgtgtgtgcgtgcgtgggGGCTTGAACGTACATAAGTTTGGTTCGTTGCAAGTGTGAAAAAACATGTTCTAATAATTctaccaataaaaatattgaatataactgaattcatttattaatttattaatgatttctgatattcataaatattagaaTCATTACGAATAATTATGCACAACATGGAACTATTCCTGGTGAAattatctccttttttttgcGGACAAtcatatagaaattaattatacttaaaTTTAAGTATGATTAATAtgttttaatgtatttatacatatgcgTAGATAAGTTTTCATTCAAAGAAAATtgacaaatatattaaatagaatttaatataaaagaatgtttGTTGAATCTTGTTTGTTTCGCTTCAATACACTGCGTAATGGAATAActaaattctctttctctctaatatCAAGTTGAGATGAATctattatgaaaatgaaaataattctgtTCGATTCAAGAGATATCCTTGCCGAAAAGTATTACGATTGCAAAGAGAgcttat is drawn from Vespa crabro chromosome 19, iyVesCrab1.2, whole genome shotgun sequence and contains these coding sequences:
- the LOC124430577 gene encoding mitochondrial potassium channel ATP-binding subunit isoform X2 is translated as MALFLLNVEFFLINPSKGKNNVLVQFKRDFNATFKTSIKEEQKKQKELSNIYKVGWGILGTGATYIFKINVKQVTCEAIKENNEVRKNSDRLHFQWKDFLEYLYPHIWQLLISLSSALIVAMLNIWIPQSVGNIINVLTKIVQDKGNDSTRNTLEMLLRPTFLLARMYVAQAFFTFVYIYTLSQIGERVAMKLRQNVFKSIIVQDVAFFDKNRTGEIVSRLTSDIQDFKSTFKICISQGLRSSTQIIGCVISVIMLSPQLTAAMLLCMPTVIFIGTLLGKSLRKLSIEAQNQVAKATAVSEEAIQNIRTVRAFAAETREAQVFSNEVEHASKLYENLGFGIGLFQAGTNLFLNGILLCTLYFGGHLMSIGQLTSGDLMAFLMATQIVQRSLSQLSLLFGTYVRGISAGARVFEYLNMPPSPMMVGGTTINDSLSGNIEFKNVKFSYPTRPDHVILKNFNLDISAGKTVAIVGTSGNGKSTIAALLERFYDVDEGSISIDKKDIRSLNSSYLRGTILGYINQEPVLFATSIMENIRYGKQDATDEEIVKAAKQANAHEFITKFPNGYETQVGERGAQLSGGQKQRIAIARALLKQPSILILDEATSALDYESERMVQEALENVTRGRTVLIIAHRLSTIKSADIIVVLQHGVIVEMGTHSQLIKKQGPYHTLLSEQMTEDGNNLA
- the LOC124430577 gene encoding mitochondrial potassium channel ATP-binding subunit isoform X1; this encodes MSILRIIRYKQQAIFPLIAREFFLINPSKGKNNVLVQFKRDFNATFKTSIKEEQKKQKELSNIYKVGWGILGTGATYIFKINVKQVTCEAIKENNEVRKNSDRLHFQWKDFLEYLYPHIWQLLISLSSALIVAMLNIWIPQSVGNIINVLTKIVQDKGNDSTRNTLEMLLRPTFLLARMYVAQAFFTFVYIYTLSQIGERVAMKLRQNVFKSIIVQDVAFFDKNRTGEIVSRLTSDIQDFKSTFKICISQGLRSSTQIIGCVISVIMLSPQLTAAMLLCMPTVIFIGTLLGKSLRKLSIEAQNQVAKATAVSEEAIQNIRTVRAFAAETREAQVFSNEVEHASKLYENLGFGIGLFQAGTNLFLNGILLCTLYFGGHLMSIGQLTSGDLMAFLMATQIVQRSLSQLSLLFGTYVRGISAGARVFEYLNMPPSPMMVGGTTINDSLSGNIEFKNVKFSYPTRPDHVILKNFNLDISAGKTVAIVGTSGNGKSTIAALLERFYDVDEGSISIDKKDIRSLNSSYLRGTILGYINQEPVLFATSIMENIRYGKQDATDEEIVKAAKQANAHEFITKFPNGYETQVGERGAQLSGGQKQRIAIARALLKQPSILILDEATSALDYESERMVQEALENVTRGRTVLIIAHRLSTIKSADIIVVLQHGVIVEMGTHSQLIKKQGPYHTLLSEQMTEDGNNLA